In Plasmodium vivax chromosome 14, whole genome shotgun sequence, the genomic window AGATCGAGGACAAACTCGAAATAACAATCAAAGACGAATGCTACGGTGAGCactttattttgcaaaagtgaaaTGACGTGTTTacctattttttcaaaaagggtGTTAATATTCTCACCGGTCtgcgaaaaaggagaaaaaaaaaatgtaaagaggGGTGAAAATaggtgtttttccccctcatgTGAATATTTTTGGTCTTCCATCTTCCATTAGCTGTAATTCCCCTAATAGGACCAGCTGGGCATTTGCGTACGGTCAGTTTTGCCGCACTTTTTTGCATTCTCCCGCACACTTTCGCGCTTTTCCGAGCATGACTatgtgttaatttatttttcaatttttaccttcGCGGAGCATTCGATAAAGGACACATTTTCCTGTTCGCAGAACTTCATCACCATCTGCAAAGTGAAGGAGAAAGGGCAGCGTCGAAGTTGTGcgtcgtaaaaaaaatgtcagctcaaaaggggaaataaccAACCGACAGGGTGAGCATTCACATGGGCTGTGCATAACATATGACCCATTtgcttcgccatttttttttcatttttcatttttctcacCTCCGAATTCAGCTTTTGTGGAAGgtcctttttatttgcgACCACCATGATGCAACAGTTTCGCGATCCATTCGactttatttcatttatccAGTACTTCAGCGAGTTGAAGGATTCCACGTTGCTGCATATTTTTGGGGGGTGAAAATGCAAGGCGCAAATGtccaaaaaaatgctccTCAAAGGGGGCATCCACATGTGTGCAGCGCACGCGGGGAGGCAAACCGCACGAACTTACTTCGAGTCATACACGACGACCGCGCCGTAGGCATCGCGATAGTACAGCGGCGCCATGGACCGAAATCGCTCCTGCCCTCCGGTATCCCAAATGTGCAGTTTCATAGTGGCTCctgagggggaagcaaaacggaTGTTCAAAATGTCCTACGCTATGCACATCTATCTACGTTCATTTTGCTATCGGtgagggaggagaagccaCACTACAACGTAGGGAAGTGCTCCACAGGGCAGTATACCACAGGCCAGTACACAATCCAATAAACAGCCTCTCACACACGAATGTGCGCATATAACGATATATGCGGGTCCCCCCAGCTGTCGCTCTTACTTACCATTTTTAAGCTCAATGGTGTGGTGCAGAAAGGCAGCTCCTATTGTCACCTGGTGCTTTTCGGAAAAACGGCCGTGGCACAAGTACAGGGCGATACTGGACTTCCCAACTCCACTGTCCCCTAATAAAACAATCTTCACTTTCgtatcgttttttttttgctgctccgATGCAGACGTCACAATGTTGATGTTTCTCGTCGATGTTGGTCTCTGTGAACTTGATGCGCATCCCATGCTTGAGCATACAAAACAGGCATATGTACAAGTGGGGGAGGGGTAGGAATGGGAGGAAGCCAGAGAGTAGGAGCTTATCTATGCGTATACTTCTCCCTCTTTGTGCTAACGTCTACTCAAGTTTAACCTCAAtgtgtgttcctttttttttacactcttGTGGGTatcctttttacttttgtgTCATTAAGACGGTGAGAACTCACGGCAAAATGGAGCACCTCCTGCGGAGATTCATAGCTACCTTTACGCTCTGGAAGAACGAACAAGTtgcttttttattctattcaTAATTTAGTTATACGCCGATGGGTACAAAATTGGGTTTGCTGTGGGGTTAAGAGAGCGGCCAAGCATACTTATTTCACCGCATGCATACAAATTTATACGCGCATTCgacttatatatatgtgggCTTTCCACAAATTGAGAATATGGACTTTTCGTGAAGAACACTTATAAGCGCATCCTTTACCTtcctcattttccccctcctacGTTGAAATGACAACTCGTTCGTgcttttcttatttttgcggttttatttttttctcctagCTAAgttgggcaaaaaaaaaaaaaaaaaaaaaaaaaaaatacatgccGCTTTGCACGTTCTggagaaatatttaaaaaaaaaaataaaaataaagtaaaaaaaataggaaacgCGGAGCTCCAGATAACGTGAAGTCCATAAAATGTATGCAGTGTCACCCCCCTACTGAATGAGCAAGCTTTCTTTAAAAATCATTCTAGaaacatttaattaaattcgCTCGTGTTCCACACTGCTTAGGGCACTGAACAGGACTCATCGCCAACTTACTGCCATGAGGCGCACCACACCCATGGGTGGCTAATTTACCCCACGCTGATCATACGACACACAACACGCGAAGAGAAATGTATAAACAAACCCTACTGGCAGAGATCTTCCCCTACTCATTCATCACAAACAGGTATTAAAGGGGAACccctccccaaaaaaaaattgaacaacgAAGCGattctcccatttttactAGTCCAAAAGTTTATACCTTTTGCTCATGTGAAGAATTTCTcaaaagagcaaaaataagaaacCTTATCACCTCTTTCGAATTAACCCTCACGTGCTTACACATATATCTGCGACCCCTTTGAAACCCCATACACATGAAATATATTGACGCATTGAAAGAACGGAGTGAGCGGGGGTAAACAGGAAGATCCCCTCAGAAGGGATGATGTTCTTTGAGGTCGACTCTGCACATGACAAACGATGTCAAAAGGACGAGCGAGCTGCGCtccaaaaaatggcaaaaaatatatattcctcatcatttgtgtaaaaatggggacatttttttttgttccccgtCTGCTTACACAAATGTGTTGGAACCACTTCGAAATTTTACTCTCCCCAATCAGTGAGGTAACAACTCACCTTGTTCCTTCACTTTGACAAAAggggaacttttttttctttttttgcgcagagaactttttaaaacgaaaaggTTTGGGTCTTTTTATAACTTCACAGGGATAGGTAAAAATGCCAAGTAGGTCAACGGgtgaattataaaaaagggaggaaaaaaatcataacaaatgaggaagcaaaaaaaaaaaaaaaaaaaataggagcGTAAGCAAAATCTGCCTTTATTTCCTTCGTACGAGCAATACTTCCATTatagtggaaaaaaaaaaaaaaaaaaatttttttttacacggccatattttccttttttgcacaaaactacgtttgtttttttgaaGATTGTGCAGCAGGGgtgaggggagaaaaagccTGATGAAAAACGCGAGACACTTCCTTTTAGCAATTTGGGTGAAACGAAATTAATAGTCGTCGCTgtcttcatcttcctcctcgttctGTTGATTTTCATCATCATTTTCAGCGTAAAAGCTGTTTGAATCTCCGCGTTCATTTTCTTCGTCCTTTGGGTTGTTTTCGTTATTCTCGCCGTTTTCGCCATTGTCATCATTCTCGctattttgcttatttgcCTCTTCCAGCTCTCTTGCCTTTTCGGATTCTTCGATAACTCTTTGGGCAGCTTCCTTACTCTCAAATCCAACCCAGGCCCAGCCGTCATCATTAGCTCCAGGTTCGTAAAAGTAAACTTGCATGGCTCCGTACTGCTCAAGGGAATTTTTAAACTGATCCATGGTGACGCCTGTTTTTATGTTCTTTATGAAAACCCTGGTGTCAGCTGCAGTTAGGGTCATGTCATGTTGAGCCTTGGTCAGGAAGGTGTTGATGGTGGAGGGCCTTTGGGTTGCCTGGACCCCGCAGAGGTGTGTAAAGGCCATTTTTTATCaacgaaaggggggaaaaaaaaaggaaaaacgtgAAGGGCAAATGcagatgcaaaaaaaaaaaaacacaactGAGATGTGCGCGCACTGCGTTATGATTAAATGCAGTAAagtcaaataaaaatgccgGGAGTTCACTTGGAGCAATTCACTTGGGTGAAACAGTTAACTTGCAATCACGTGAAGTCGCGCTTGAACTtggtgaaatatttttccaaattaaaAGACAATTCAATACTGCCAATTATGTGTGAGTGTTAagggggcaatttttttatgaaggaAATCAAATTACGTTAAAAGGTGAGAACTGgtagagaaaaaataaataacaaaatgaaacaaaaaaaaaaaaaaaaaacataacgTAACATAACGTAACGTAAcagaacagaaaaaagtggtgaaacgaaaaaatagcaaatttATAAACACACACGCGTTTACACTTGTGTACACTCGCGAACagttttgtaaaattaaattaacaaatttgcaGAATGGATGGAATTAATTTGCTGACTTTTCCTCACCACAACGCTTGATTGAAAATGGCTGTTTTGCTGGCTGCAATTgtcacgtttttttttttttttttcatccattttggctgttttgACCGCGTCGGTTGCTTCCGCTGCATggctgtttttcttctttttttttttgtgcatgtaaaaaaaaaaccttttcaTTGATACagccaattttttaatctgTTAAAGCGCCCTTTTTTCCTATACATCTGTGCACAcacggaaagggaaaaattgaaTGGAACTCCTTTATGGCTCCTCCTTTTACCCCTCCTTTTCCAATAcgccttttttgcgtgttaaatgtgtacataaCTGTCAGGGGTGGCAACTCCCCGTTCGAGGTGAAAAGaaagttggaaaaaaaaaaaaaacgctctaTGCACACTTAGTTGCATCCCCTAGTGTGTGCACTATTTGTAAAGCTACGTCGTGTGGAATTACCTACAAATTATACCCTGCAACacacagctagccaaaagttctggaaaaaaaaaaaaaaaaaaaaaagctatttaTCCACAACGGCATTTGAAATTTCCCCTTATGCAGCACTTTTTTCCACACagtttaaaaatgttacatgTTCCTTCTTAAGGTAAAATAAGGTCATTTCTTTTGCCATCAATTCGGGACAGCTTTCACATGGCAgaacacgaaaaaaaaattaaagtggAGGAAAAGCGGCCCACACGGGCTATAGCGAGTTGTTGAAAAggcttgaaaaaaaaaaatagtaaaaaaacaGCTGCGCTTAGGTAAACTTCTTAACATGCGcaatattttgcaaaaaggaacctatttcctcaaaaaaaattgcctaaaATGGACTAATCAATCATATAATCAGTCTAAAATACATTctcataatattttaaagtacATCATTTGGGGGGTGTACTCTAAAAACAGGTACACTCATCttgcacatatgcacattcATGTATTGGTACGATTAATGGATGGAACAATAGGGGggaccatttttttcaattcgcAAAATTGATGACAACTGTAAGTTAATTTAAGAGGTGCGGGATGGCTCACTTGTTGGCGGTTTCGCTAGAGAATTCGCTCCTAAGCACTTCTTACAATGCTATCATGGACCTGCAACATCTTCACGCGCACTACTCTTCGGTTAACCATACGTTGTCAAAATGGTTACCCCTAAAAATGCTTCATTTTATAATCTGCATAATTTGCGACAATTCAGTTACCTCCTGCTGACCCATGTCCTTGTACTGCCTCAAAATGGACTCGATAATGTTCCTTAACTGATATTCAAAGGTtctaaaaaaagggaaaaaaataatgaaatatatttacaaatttgttcgccacttctacattttcaaatttccCAAACGGGAAAGAAGCACTCGTTTTACCCTCTCTTCTCCTCGACGTAATGCGCCTTGAGAACATGATACAAGAATTTGACGGCGGCCACTTGTTTGGAAATCAGCCTGTCGACTACATCTTTGGTGGTGCACTTTTGTGCTACACTCTGCATAGGGGggggcgagaaaaaaaaaaaaaaaaaaggaaataaaaagcgaTGTTGGGGGGTTGTTtagggggcacaaaaaaggggaagccacATATACACGCAAACGTATACACACGTATGTACAAACGTATGCACAAACGCATGCACACACGCATGTACGCTCACGCCGCTTTGCCGGCGCCGCCAAGCATACCTCCAAGGAGCGTATCTCCTTAACTTTTGCCTCGTACGAGTCAACGAATCTGCCCTTtacaaagagaaaaaaggaaaaggcgtTCCAGTAGGAGTCACACTCAGAAATGTGAACCGATATGGTGCCCATGGTTGTGAGAACTTTGTCCAGATAACTCAGTCCATTTTTGTTCGGAATTAGAGTCGGCTTGTCATTTACAATAAGATCTGAGATGTATTCATAAATCCAAGGCTGTATCTGTTTGACTTGATTCTTTTGACATATGGTGGTCAATGCCAAGCAGAAACTATCAACATCATTTTGCATAATGGACAATTTCAGATAAGTATCCCAATATTTCCACTCATTATTGTCCACCTTGACAGCTTGatttatgcaaattttcGCTGCTTTGtacgttccttttttcatatacAGGTAGGCCAAATTTCCATACGCCTTTGCAGAATCTTCATTCGTCATGCTAACCATACGTGTGAATGCTTTTACAGACTCATCgactttttctattttcatGTAGGAGCATCCTAGGATAAACCAGATGTCCGGAAAGAGGGGAGATATTTCTAGGGCCTTTTCTAAATATTCACAACACGGATTGTACATTTCCTTGCGGTAGTAAAAATTCCCAATAAATCTAGCCGCTTTTGCATATTTACAATTTGACAGCTTCCAAGCATCTATGTAGTAGTTCAAGGCATTATTCGAGTCGACCAATCCGTATAGGCATAGCAAAGAGggagttctttttttttttagaaggTCATCTAGCAACTcctttgcttctccttttctatCTGCTTGAATCAAACAGGTGATGGCTTCATCCCATAATTTTAAATCCTTAAAAAGGTTGAACGCGGATACTACGGATCCCGTTTTCACCATAACGTTTcctatttcttttttcagtTCCCAAGTGGTCGGATAGTACACatcaaaaaggaattttaccctttctcccccctgtggTTTCTCATCGTATGTCTCTTTAAGTAATTCATTCAGCTGCGCGGCAGCCCTATCTACGGTCTTCAACCGAAACGTTTCACATTTGCACTTATACCATAGAATACACGAGTGCAGTAGCcaattttgatattttatcTGCAACGAATTGTTGTCTCTATTTTTTGTCCCAtgttgctgcttctccccagaCTCCACATTTACATCATAGCATTTGAGGCACCTAGCTATAACTGCGCTTAACTTCTCGAATTTTATTTCGTCGTAGTGCGGATTGAATCTAATCATGGAGTAGCAGAAGTTGATCAACGCTATCTGTTCATCAAAGGTTagtattttaaaatagttgTTTTCAGAATCCATAAAGTATGGCTCTTCTAGTATGTCTGTATCTGGGTCGAGGTCTTTTAACTTCCACATTACTTTTCCGTTTGGATTTGTTTTactcttttcttcttccctgtTTGGTGAGCATTCATCTGTGTCCATGTTGGTGGGGGTGTCTCCTCCCGTGGAGGTGCACCTTTCGGgggattttccccccccagtgggaTTGGCATAGGGATGCGTCGACTTCTCACCCTTCTGGTCAATctgttccccattttgcgcttccccttttgcgcaagtcattttttctatatgtTCTTCCGCGAAATTTTCTACCTTCGGGCTCATTTCATCCgcttttttatcttcatcgTGCCCCTCCATAGTCACCTTTTGCGAAGCGGCTAAACTGGATGGAACCGCCTCACCCGCGTCGTCTTCCCTCTTTTCACTTTCCTCCTTATGGGGATCCCCCCGCTCGGTATCTCCACACCCACCaggcgcttctccccccttcacaTCATCAATAATTCGGTAGTCACTCCTCAATATGTCGTACTCACTGAGAGGCTCTATTTCGTTCAAAACAGCAGACGTGTTATCCTCCTCCTGtccctttttcgccttcaAGACTAAAATGGTAGCAGGTATCTTCTGGTACTTTCTCTTTATTCCCATTCTTCCGGTGAAGGAGTAGCTGAACTGACTCATCTCCGCAAGGACGTCCAGCACTCTCTGGTACGCATAGGTATAATTGTAGAAGGccaaataaatggaaaagtTAGATAAAGCACAAATCTGGAAATTCGGCGACATgtaattttcacaaaaaaggtCGCAATTTTGCAagtccttttcattttgcctcaaatgggcaaaaattTCTGGCACTTGTCCAATCACTTTTATTTCTTGATCGATGAGTTCAAAATCGCTGCTTAGCAGTTTCACGTTTTTAAATATCCTAAGTGGGATGTCCACCACGTGGATTTTCAAGGAGTAAAACCAGTCGTTGCTAGAAGCGGCGAACAGTCTCTGCCATATGAAATAAATTCTGGCTTTCCACAAATATTTGCTTCTTACAAAGTGTAAAAGTTTCGTCTCATTGTactgttttgttttctcttctttttggtTCGTCCCTATTGGCTGCTCCTTCCCAGGCACACACGCCATCTGCGGCATGGAAGAATTACCATCTTGAGAGTTTACTTGCACCCCGTTTGGTGCCCCCTCCTCGAAGTAGCCGTACTCATTTGAGCACATAATCGGCTGGTCAGTTTGGTTAAAATTGTTCACTAGGTTTAGCAAAATTACGGATAAGCAGAAGGCATTGATCAACTCACAGTGGGCATATGTGGTCTCCCCCTCCAGCGATAAAAATTCCAAAcatgaatttaaaaactcttcattttttattttcatcgtTTGGATGAATTGGCAAAAATGATTGTCTTCATGGCATCCCTGTGATGTTTGcactttctccttttcgctgTCCCTCGTGGGGGGTGGAGGCCCCGTCCAGTT contains:
- a CDS encoding small GTPase Rab5b, putative (encoded by transcript PVX_122360A) gives rise to the protein MGCASSSQRPTSTRNINIVTSASEQQKKNDTKVKIVLLGDSGVGKSSIALYLCHGRFSEKHQVTIGAAFLHHTIELKNGATMKLHIWDTGGQERFRSMAPLYYRDAYGAVVVYDSNNVESFNSLKYWINEIKSNGSRNCCIMVVANKKDLPQKLNSEMVMKFCEQENVSFIECSAKVKIEK
- a CDS encoding hypothetical protein, conserved (encoded by transcript PVX_122365A), whose product is MAFTHLCGVQATQRPSTINTFLTKAQHDMTLTAADTRVFIKNIKTGVTMDQFKNSLEQYGAMQVYFYEPGANDDGWAWVGFESKEAAQRVIEESEKARELEEANKQNSENDDNGENGENNENNPKDEENERGDSNSFYAENDDENQQNEEEDEDSDDY
- a CDS encoding hypothetical protein, conserved (encoded by transcript PVX_122370A); amino-acid sequence: MEGLKPILWSVEELIYLSPENDAFYEKEETEIRRKLADLCRSYVVEAPAKSGGADCHAGEAPESSRGADCQAEEELTSQVRNLFHFLKLIKAGKHEECIVDPWVRDIFQFIFDTLKNDSTNSINQVKKELFCYVSREKADIEERWRPKAEEQSEGLNGNQVIFFQACFTFFHEIKILLCCYAFLNMFVQYNWTGPPPPTRDSEKEKVQTSQGCHEDNHFCQFIQTMKIKNEEFLNSCLEFLSLEGETTYAHCELINAFCLSVILLNLVNNFNQTDQPIMCSNEYGYFEEGAPNGVQVNSQDGNSSMPQMACVPGKEQPIGTNQKEEKTKQYNETKLLHFVRSKYLWKARIYFIWQRLFAASSNDWFYSLKIHVVDIPLRIFKNVKLLSSDFELIDQEIKVIGQVPEIFAHLRQNEKDLQNCDLFCENYMSPNFQICALSNFSIYLAFYNYTYAYQRVLDVLAEMSQFSYSFTGRMGIKRKYQKIPATILVLKAKKGQEEDNTSAVLNEIEPLSEYDILRSDYRIIDDVKGGEAPGGCGDTERGDPHKEESEKREDDAGEAVPSSLAASQKVTMEGHDEDKKADEMSPKVENFAEEHIEKMTCAKGEAQNGEQIDQKGEKSTHPYANPTGGGKSPERCTSTGGDTPTNMDTDECSPNREEEKSKTNPNGKVMWKLKDLDPDTDILEEPYFMDSENNYFKILTFDEQIALINFCYSMIRFNPHYDEIKFEKLSAVIARCLKCYDVNVESGEKQQHGTKNRDNNSLQIKYQNWLLHSCILWYKCKCETFRLKTVDRAAAQLNELLKETYDEKPQGGERVKFLFDVYYPTTWELKKEIGNVMVKTGSVVSAFNLFKDLKLWDEAITCLIQADRKGEAKELLDDLLKKKRTPSLLCLYGLVDSNNALNYYIDAWKLSNCKYAKAARFIGNFYYRKEMYNPCCEYLEKALEISPLFPDIWFILGCSYMKIEKVDESVKAFTRMVSMTNEDSAKAYGNLAYLYMKKGTYKAAKICINQAVKVDNNEWKYWDTYLKLSIMQNDVDSFCLALTTICQKNQVKQIQPWIYEYISDLIVNDKPTLIPNKNGLSYLDKVLTTMGTISVHISECDSYWNAFSFFLFVKGRFVDSYEAKVKEIRSLESVAQKCTTKDVVDRLISKQVAAVKFLYHVLKAHYVEEKRGTFEYQLRNIIESILRQYKDMGQQEVTELSQIMQIIK